aaaataaaaatgtcaatcaatAGAACAGTCAACCAGCCGAGATATCCATCTAGCATTGACAAAATAACATAGAGAGGCATCTGACAGAGACAAGTCAACACTTCTGACTGCGATATTAATTCATCTTATTCTACCGATTACTTTTACGTGCAGTTATGTATGCATCATTAAAGAACGAAGTAAAGAGGCGGTGAGGCAAGAAGGCTAAAAAAAACAAAGTAGAATGGGTTGGGAGTAAAATTTGACATGGGAAATTATaaagaattaatttaattttgagATAAATAGTACTTTTTTCTTTTATCCAATGACATTATGTATAAATAGATGAATTTTAAATTGAAGTGTATCTGAGAATTTACGGTGTAAAACTCCAAGAAAATGTACCTTGTCCTTAATGCCACCAACAGGTAAGACTATACCCCTTAAAGTCATCTCTCCAGTCATTGCTGTATCTACTCTAACTTTTCGGTGACTGAATAGTGAAACCAACGAGGTTACAAGAGTTACACCAGCTGAAGGCCCATCCTTTGGGACAGCCCCagcaggaaaatgtatatgaATGTCTCGACCTTCAAGGAGATTAGAATCTTTAGCAGCAGCCAGATTAAGTTCAGTTGCTCTTGCTCTTACCTGTGTACGTGAATGGAGAGAACCATAAAGCCCATAAATACATATgaactatgaggaaacctttatCCTTTTGTTTTATACACAACAAAAATGACACCACACATAAAATTGTATGAGAGGAATTTAAGCAACAAAAGGAATCAGagaacttaattttttaactGAAAATAGAGCAGCCGGGGGAAATAATACTTAAAAGTGGCCAGTCAACTATTGCTTCATTGTGAATCCGTTAGTTCCAACAAGTATGAATACGGGATTCATACTCACGCCAAAACACTCAAAATTTGACAAAATGCCAAGTAAAAAATTTGCTTGGTGGCAGCCACAACTTTCTAGTGCATTCTAATGTACATTAAGAGTTGGAATTACGACAACATTTTTTAGATGGCAAATTTCAACTCTAGCAGCATCCTTAACCTCATATCTAGATTCCTAATACTCAAGACAAGCATATTATTTATGACTAGATAAAACTGTACGTGCAGTGAAAGAGTGAAAATTATTACCCATGTCAACGCAATTTGTGCCGATTCTTTAATTACATCCCCAAGTTGCCCGGTCAGATGCAAATCACCTTTTCCCACCAGCGCAGTAGCCTCAACAAATTGAACCTCCCCACCAACGGCTGTCCAAACAAGTCCAACAGATATCCCAGGAGTCGCAACTCGGTCAGCAGTTTCTCTATCGTCATATCTTGGTGGCTGTTAGACAGCATACACAATATATACAGCATACCATAAGTCATGACAGATGATGAGAAATGCAGAAACAAAGAAAAGAGGAGCAACTGATGTCCAACTGAACCCAAATAGCCCTTATAAAGCAATCAAATTTACAAGATCATTTGGGATTTTGGATTCTATTAgttattgattattttaaacGAAAATACTACTTACTCCGAGAACTTTTTCCAGCATAGCTTCATCCGCAACCAAAGGTGAGGTCATACGACATGCATTTGAGATATCATGGTTGTTGACATCCATTGGAATGACTTCAAATTCTACTCCAGCCTCATCAGAAAGTCCACTCTCCAATATAGGCGAAGCCAGCCGCTGGACATCTTTGCTAAGTGGCACAGCATGATCTTGTTCGGCAACTCTGACGGCCGCTGCACGAGCCAGGGCGGCCAAATTTCTCTCCAGATTGCGGACACCAGCTTCCCTAGTGTATCTTTGGATGACAAGTTCTACCATGGCCTACCACAAAATCAAGAAACCAGCATGGTTTAAGTTCATTAGTTTTCAAAATCTCACATATAGATTAGCCAATGATGGGACTGATGAACAGAAGGCACTTCATGAGCATGAACATACTTGTGACATTGTTAAACAAGACTACTTGATTATAAAATAATAGTGCAAACCACCCTGAAAGAGGGGGCCACTAAAGCATGCCACAGCATTGTTGTCTACTCAAATTGATGATGTGGGGGGGCCAGACTCAATCCTCAAATTAATAAAATGACCTATGGGTTAGAGACAACACCTATTTTCGCATTGGCTTCCATGTAAACCAGAGTACTAAGacaaataattaagaaaatcaAATCCAAAAAGTTACAGATGTAATACATGCCTAGATATGATATGGATAAGCTAATGGAGATGCAGGAAATAGTATTCGAACATAAAATTATGCCACAAAAAAGGACTAAACTATAACCTCGTGATAACATCCACAAGCCAAACATACAACACCGAACGAAACATATTTGCATCATGCCAGTTTACAATACATCCAATCATACTTCTATGTGAGAAATCACAATACGATGGAACAAGTGCATAATGACTTCCATACCTCTGGAACCTGTAGAAAATCATAGCTCAGTCCATGTTGATCAAGCACTCGTGGAATTAAATGTCGGGTTGCTATTCGAAGCTTTTCTTCAGGGGTATATCCAGGCAGCTCAATAACTTCCATCCTGTCTAAGAGTGGCGGAGGAATAGGCTGCATCCTATTTGCAGTAGCCACAAATATAACCTTCGAAAGGTCAAATGGAACATTCAAATAGCTAAAAACTTCAATCAAGGATCACCTATTTTTATTTTCCAATAAAATTGGCCCGAGACGATATATTTTCAACATACATACATGTAATGAAAGAACAAAAGCATGACACAGGCACTGTTTCATATTTCTGTGGCCCGAGAAATTGTCATGATTCTGCGAAATAAAGTCGTATCTTTTTACCTCCATATTCTTGAGGACGAATTTTTATCCCTGAGCAGCTTATgatgaaagaaaagaaaaattaaataaaatatgtgtCCAAATTTGTTCAGTATGAGTTTATCAGGTTATATCACAACCATATTTTCATAACTGAATTCCCTATGAATTATGCATCTAATTACTAACCTAGACAGTGACAATTGAAGCATATTTTTTCCAGGTTGAATAGATGAGAAAATGAATGCAGTTCCTTACTATTCGAGTACTATACATAGTAAGTCAAACATGACTAGTGCAAGGATACTGATCATTGAATGTTTTGTTCTGTTCAGGATCAAGGACCTCAAGCAGCGCTGAAGCCGGATCACCCCGGACATCGGAACCTGTTTTGTCAATCTCATCCAGAAGCATAACAGGATTGCAAACACCAACTTTCTGGAAATCAAAAGAGATACATTAATTTCATCAAGAAAAGAAACTGTGAAATATGCACCTGCAACCAACTaaagatgaaaaaaatattcAGACATCAGATTATTTTCGTCTTGATGAAATATTACTCTTATTTAATTCGGTGTTCTTTCTTGCCCAACTCAATCCCAAAGCCCAAAACAAAACAATTCGAAGTCCAATTATGAAGGACCATGATTGATAAATATATGAGAAAAACACAAGATTTAAGCCATGATCATCACAGATGGTTTGCATCACAAATTTAGTTTCCTAAAACAAAAAGGTggaaaatatcaaataaaatccTACCCACAGCCACAAGTGAAAGGTAAAAACCGGCAAAAGGACAAGGAATATACGTCTCACCTGATTTTACCAATagcatattatttaaaaaagagAATTCTAATGCTTTTAATATTATCAAGTGAACATCAAGAAAATATGTGATATGATAACTTCTCACCTTCAGCCCATCAATAAGACGTCCAGGCATGCTTCCAACATATGTTCGCCGGTGGCCTCTAATGTCAGCCTCATCTTTTACGCCACCAAGGGATATGCGCACAAATTTTCTGCCCAAAGCAGCAGCAATTGACGAGGCTAAAGATGTCTTTCCAACACCTGGTGGACCGACAAAGCACAACACCGGGCCTCTTGCGTCTGGTTTGAGCTGTATGACATGTTCAGATAGATTCAGTTAGATTGACATTTGCGAGATTGaaaaatatcaagaataaaatggGACCAAGAAGTAAACCTTCCGAACAGCTAGATATTCAATTATACGCTGCTTGACTTTCACTAAACCATAGTGGTCAATGTCGAGACGCTCTTTTGCTGCTTTCAAATCCAATTCCAATTCTTCGCTGGCTTTTTGCCAGGGAAGGTCGGCAAGAAGTTCCAAATACGCACGAGAGCTGTTATATCCAGGTTGCTGAGGCTGCATTTTTTTAAGTCTCCTGTACAAAAATTAATTCGAAAATTAAAGAAAGTACTCAACCAGATTTGAAATTCTGAACCAAGAGCAAGAAGAATTCCAAATTATGGGTTGTACAGCAGACAACATTGTGATATCTCTCACAAAATAGCTTGGCGGATATGCCCATGCAAACTTTGGCACAAGACTAgcaaaatatcaataatcttcACCGTAAAGTATGAATATTGAAAAATTATATCTCAATAGAAAACGTAGATCCTATGTTTTCAGTGCTTTTTTGCTTCAATAAATGAAGTCAATACCATCCTTTTTAGTGACTATTTGTAACATCAAATGTTCGACAATGTGATAGCTTAACTCAAATCTTAGTGTATGAACATTGCTAACATAGTTTCAACACAAATTAGATGAAATGTTTAAATCCACTATTATTGCTCTTTGATAGTGCTCTTTGAAAACTATCAAAGTGATTGGTAACGAAGACTGTACCGTAATTCTCTTTGAGCATATTTCCAGATGTTTGCAGGCATCCCGACATCTTGTAATTTTCTCTCTAGTGTGGCCACATCATCCTCATCATCATCGTTGTCACCAAGTTCTTCCTTTATAGCCCTCATCTTGTAATACAAAAAGCGCAAAAGTGAAGGCGTAACATTAAAATTTACGAGacaaattataaattaataaagagtgagatttttttaaagaatttttGGTAATAAGAAACCAGATGGTGAAGTAAGTTATAACTTTTCTTCTTTGAATAGGTTACTGCAAGTACAAATTGGTACTAAGAAACCAGACGGTGAAGTTAGTTATAACTTTTCTTCTTTGAATAGGTTTCTGCAAGTGAAAAAGAAATTGATGGTTTCTTCAAAGCATGGAAAAAGGGTGGAACCTGAAATTAGACAAGACTGGTAGATTTTTAAGTTCAAAAAACACACAAACACTATGTTACGCGAATGCATGCAGGCCCCCCTGATAACTATAGTTGAATGCAGCTTTCTCAGGTTTATTTTAAAAGGAATCACTATAATCCTTAAGTGTGAAATACATTTAGTAAGAAAACCTGTTGACGAAGGAGAAATTCTTTCTGTGACTTTGACAACTGTCCCTCGACCTTTTGTGTAATCTTCTCCGCTACTCGAATAGACTACAGGAAGCAGTTATATAACATGACTCTTAATTGTACATAATCCATATGAATTGTACAAACCCATAAGATGAATTCTACAGACCTGTAAATGCCTATCAACCAATTCAGTTGCTTTTGCTAGCCTCGCTTTAATATCCACAGAATCTAAAGTGGATAGCTGTTCTTCAAAGCTAATCTCGAAGCTTGCAACAAATATGTCTGCCAGTTTGTGCACAGGGATTGTTTCCAGGAGAATTTTAGTCCTGCCACCTGTTTTTTGTTTCTAAAAGCAGAAATCAAACAAAGATCAAATGAAAAGTAGTAATGTTACAAAGGAAAAACATTGAAATGCATGTCCGTTTCCAACTCTTAAGGAATTTTTCCATTAATTCTTAAGTATTTCACGTAACCAACCTGCTCAAGAATAGAGATGAGTTCCATTGCAGTGGCCTTGAATTGTCTAGATAGCGCTATAAAATCTGGATCTTGTTCCACTTGATCCATCTCTATACGATTATAAAATAACAAATCAGTCAATAAATCAAAGATGGTGTCCACAGAGCAGTAAAGTAAAACTTAATGAGCGTAAGAATAACGATATAACTGAAGCCAAAATCTGAATTGCAAATTGTCGATACAAGACTAAATATATCATTCAGGGAATTCTTTTCAGCCTGTGCCAAAGGATGGAAATAGGTGTCAAGCCAGTCAGTTCCTTTCCTTCTTCCCATGTGGTATGAAGGGTCTCACTGCAGTCCAACAAACTTTTTAGCCCACAAACTCTACTCAGTACCATTTCATCCCTTTTGCGCCGAAAATGCGTAAGCACAtttaggaaaataaagattgagATCAAGAGTTAAAAGGGTTGAATATATTTCATTAACTCAAAAGGGATGCCCCAAGTTTGAGAATTATCGTTTGATAAAAAAGTGAACACAACCCTTCATGCCAGAATTATCTTGCATTTGCCATTTGACATTACAAAATACAGTTAATGTAAAACCCCTCAGTgatgaaaaattaaataagCATGTCACAACTAACTTATACCCACTGTATTTCCGACTCCAGCGAATGCTTACTCAAGTCCATGATAAGTCCAATGATATTTTTAGGACCCGGCAATCTCATTCAAATAGTATAATTTTATAGAGTTGTTTATGACAAATAAACCAGCCTTTCTATTTATAAGCACATCATATCATAGGGATTTGAAGTAAACAAACttctttaaaataatacaaaacCATTGTATCAAAGATTCATAGCTTAAGTAAAAATACTTTGGAAATAGATTTGACTTAAGAAAATACTTTGCCAAATTCGAGTAGCATATAAACATAAAACGGCAAAAGCAGTTGTAACTAAAAAATCGAAAGGACAGAATACACACAAAATACTTTAGACAAATTAATCTAAACACCTAGATAAAgccaaagagcactggtgcatTAACTGAAAGGTTAAATCAACCCTCAGCTAATACAAAGTAtataaaatgagagaaaaattgccAAAAAAATGGCATCTCTTTCAAATGAAACCCAACATACTTTTTATGTCACTATTTATGTCCATTATTAAAAAAGGTAAAGAAAAATACCAAAAGCGagataattttttttgataCTACAAACTATCAACTCAGCAAAAGCCCAATTTAGAGGGAGTTCGTAGGCTTGACTATGGTTCCAATCAGTGGTTATGATTCCTAAACCAATGATTTGGTCCCAATTAAAGGGGAactatctatactatattattaaaattgGGTCTAACATAGACAAAATAGTGTCATGATTTCTAGATTAAATTTCAATTCTGCTTTCTAATGTTTAAAGACGGGAACTAAATTGTAAGTCATTGAATTTGATTCTGATTACGTAACTAAAACAGAAAAATGTTTTTGATTCCATTTTTGAGACAAATCCATGTTCAATTTACACAACAAGGAAATTGAGGTTGGGTCCAGCAGTCAAGGGACGTGGCACCGTggctaaatttttattattatttttatgtttcaaTCAAAatgtatataattaaaattaactgAGAGAAAATCAGCCAAAAACTAAAAcatgaattaaaaataaaagaaaccaGCACAAAATCATACACCATCAGTTCAGTTAGAGGCATTTTTCATACAAAACTTATTAAAGTAGGTTCTCATTGAATCAACTGCTAGCTGATTTTGTGATATACgcaattttctttatttatttattaataatatatcaTACATTTGGCCATTTCAGTTCATTTATTCTGAGATGACTATATCCCATAGAATGTTAAAGGTCTCACTAAAATAGTTATAGATGGCACTAAAAATTAAAATGCTTGAACATAAACTACTCGTGAATTACCTATTAAGATTACTCGGTTGAAAGAGTTTAAGGATATAGGAATTCATGTCCAACAAAATAGGATTGTGAATTTGTTTGAGATGGGATTCCAAATTTGTAAGGTTCTCTTTTGAGAAAGCCTCCAAGTTACAACACTTTTCAAATCAGTAACTCCAACTATGACGATAGGCAATATTAAACTTGTAATAACGAGCAAGGGCTCGTCTGCAATAACAACTCGATTGATGAACTATGATTCCATGGTTTTACGAGACGGGTTAAAATGTACAATTAATTGTTTATATTCATCATTACAGATTAACTTCACATGGAAATGTTAGTAGTTTAAAGTTTTGAACAATGTGAACCCATGATTACATAATTGTGAGGTATGATATAATCATGTGAATGCGATCAATTACATACAAATTGTTTTGAAAGCAATAAACTTATAGGTGCGTGAGATATTGTTTTTTCCAATAGTATGATCTCGGGAGCCCAAGGAAATGCAACAAAACCACCTAATTCCTCATTAATTAAGACgggattatttattatttttttatatgaaacGAAAATACGGGATTATTTATGTAAACTAAATGCACAATACCCAGCTCAACATGTATTGTACTTCCTCATGTATGGATTAGTTTTTAGCAAGAGCAACATTTATTGATTTCTTGTGGTCCAAAGTTACCAATATCGATGACTAACCTAAGTCAAAAATACAAAGTTCACTGACAGTTTACCAGCTTTTGTCGCGTCAAGGGAAGTGATCCGAGCAGTGTAGTATGTCCCTCTTGTGCTCAGCTCCTGCACACTAAATCTGCACAAGCCTTCAAGAACTACAGTGTAGGTTACCCTGCCACTTGGTTTCTCCACTCCTCTTGACAGATGTAAAGCTCGGGCAGCAACTCCCCTAAAAGAAATCATCAAACACTGGTATATAATCCCCAATATTCATACACTCAGGATACTAACAAAATTTAGCTTCattgttattaaaaaaaatacctgTTATGCCAGTGAACAACTTCTTGTCGGTTCTTGCCACCATGTTTGTGGGAGATATCAGTTGTTTCCTCTTGAAATTTTGAGCTTCTTTCATGAGTTCCCGTTCCTTGAAATACAATTCCAAAATGACTCATCAAGCATCACAATCTCACAACTCCTATGACTACTCTGGTTACATGCGACTCGTCTTTTTCAGTTCACTTTTTATATAACAAATGATTAGCATCCGATTTGATGAGCGAGTGCTACCACTGACCTGGAGATGGAGTGGGGCCAGCATCAGGGACCTCCGCAGCATCACGAACTGGCAGAATGCCTATTAATCCTTTCTCTTCTCTCTGCCACAACTCTTGCTCCACCAATTTCACACTAGCACATTCATTATCACAAAATAACTTCCATTAAATTCACACCCCGCGCTATCAATCATGCAAAAATAACATATTGCTTTTCATATCTAAGAAAAGAAAGGATTTCAATTCAAAACACATACAAATTCAGCTGGGAACTGCgttcaaccaaaaaaaaaaaaaaaatagcaagGCGAGAAAAATTACAAAACGAAAACACACCTGCTGGGAGAAGTGCAGCTAATACGAATGATTGCTCCAGGCAACAAAACTTTGTTTCGAAAGGGAAGAATAGCGAGTCGGCCCGGCAGCTCCACCGATTCATCCATTAGCTTATGTAAATAAATTCGTTTCGTTTCCCCTATATTTTAGTGTGACTTAAGTTGCGAATTCGATTGTATCAAAGGGTTCAGTGATCGAATAAAAAAGAGGGAGGTTGAGGAAGAAACAGGTGAGGCTTCATCAATTTTCAGTCACAGCCCCTCTATCTACCGATTTGGTTGACCCCTCTTTCTTCCTTGTTTACCAAACGATGCAACTTTTATTAGTTCTTAaaacaattttataaaaaaaatttcccccgaaaatatatacaaatttttttGATATGTTGTAAATTCATCGTATCTCTATCATATATATCTATTTTATGTATTTGAACTATTTATGTATTTGAACATCGTTGAGATAAATGGTTGAGTATCATCATCAACAATACTACAACAACTCAAGATAAATATTGATAAGAAAAAAACATCAATGAAAtacaaaatgaaaataaaaaaagaatgaACACAAATGACGCAAAAAAATGCGAAAAATGTACAATATGAAGACAATAAGCACTAATAAAATGACAAAACTACAGAAAAAGAAACAAAGTTCATCATGTTCCAAATGAGAAACCACACAAATTCAAGATGATTAAAAAATTTGTTGATTTCAGTAAAAAGACGAGAAAATTTAGATAAAACAGTCCCACACATATGATCAAAAACTAAAAATTAAGCAAAAATAGATTtgataatactttttaatattattatgaattttcgaTAGACAGTGAATCTTTTGATTTCAATCAAGACAAATGTTTTATGTTCACTTAGTACGTATAAATTATGTCGTATGCACGTGTTACTTACAGGTGATAacaaatccataaacaacacatTTTATGCTTTTAATGTACATGGACAAATATATATCTTCCTtacaataatttaaataaaaagaaTCAATAATATGGTTCAGTGAAAAAGACGAACTACTTAAAATGGTCTTCCATCTCAACAAAAAATTTACGAATACACGTGGCTCGCTTAGCTGATTGACTTGAGCGGAGATGGATGCACGCTTTAtcggtttatttcatcctaccttGTGAGGCACTGCTCCATGAGATGATCAAAGGCCCAGATTTAAACACACATACACCTCATGAAGTGATCAAAGGCCCAGATTTAATCACTATGTAAAATCAATGGCTGAGATTCTGTGAAGGTACTGCCCCCACAGGTAGCATCTACTCTACCCGCTTTATCCAATGGAACGACATCGCGTGTCATTATACTAAAGTGTTGGGCCGCCGAATGCTCTGGTCCTCCACTGTCCACAAGTCAACCGACGCCACACGCTTTCGTTTTTAGGTTCAATGCCATTATCAATAATGAGAgactaaaaacattatttattGGGTAAAACAGTTGCTGGTTTATAAACTTTCCGTcacattattttgattttttttctacACAGGATCCATTTTCGCGTGGCTTTGTGGTATCAGAATCCCTGAAGTCTCTGAGTTCCAGACTCAACGATGACAAAATTTATCTTGCACTAGTTAAACATTATCATAATTGTGAATTTACGGTACAATTGAGATTGTACTAAGAGTTCTCGTTGATGTTTTACAAATTTTTAAATCGATTTCATATGGATTATGTGTCTTCTGTTCGATTTAATTTATCGATGTTCGATATTTCAAGAATCGTTTATTGTAGCTCAGTGTTTGTCCTCTACTATTTCAATGTCATATTTTATACAGAATTTTTCCAAAAAGTCATATTTAGAGCATGTGTAagcttatttttatatattcggTGTTTTAAATTCATAATCATAAAACTATTTCATTGCATCTTTTAAGAATTcattttgagatatattctagcACTTTATGCATAGTTTAATACTTATAAGAATTTGCAATGAtattgttggtcccacgtgcggaatttgagataataaaacccgaaaataaagaataaaatagacaccgagatttacgtggaaaacccctaaaaattattagggtaaaaaccacgggcaagatgaaaagaatttccactataatattttgtggtgtacaactcactcactgtgtttccaaagagaacacacactctcttcatacaggagaacaaaaca
This genomic interval from Primulina eburnea isolate SZY01 chromosome 16, ASM2296580v1, whole genome shotgun sequence contains the following:
- the LOC140815905 gene encoding lon protease homolog 2, peroxisomal-like, with amino-acid sequence MDESVELPGRLAILPFRNKVLLPGAIIRISCTSPSSVKLVEQELWQREEKGLIGILPVRDAAEVPDAGPTPSPGTGTHERSSKFQEETTDISHKHGGKNRQEVVHWHNRGVAARALHLSRGVEKPSGRVTYTVVLEGLCRFSVQELSTRGTYYTARITSLDATKAEMDQVEQDPDFIALSRQFKATAMELISILEQKQKTGGRTKILLETIPVHKLADIFVASFEISFEEQLSTLDSVDIKARLAKATELVDRHLQSIRVAEKITQKVEGQLSKSQKEFLLRQQMRAIKEELGDNDDDEDDVATLERKLQDVGMPANIWKYAQRELRRLKKMQPQQPGYNSSRAYLELLADLPWQKASEELELDLKAAKERLDIDHYGLVKVKQRIIEYLAVRKLKPDARGPVLCFVGPPGVGKTSLASSIAAALGRKFVRISLGGVKDEADIRGHRRTYVGSMPGRLIDGLKKVGVCNPVMLLDEIDKTGSDVRGDPASALLEVLDPEQNKTFNDHYLNVPFDLSKVIFVATANRMQPIPPPLLDRMEVIELPGYTPEEKLRIATRHLIPRVLDQHGLSYDFLQVPEAMVELVIQRYTREAGVRNLERNLAALARAAAVRVAEQDHAVPLSKDVQRLASPILESGLSDEAGVEFEVIPMDVNNHDISNACRMTSPLVADEAMLEKVLGPPRYDDRETADRVATPGISVGLVWTAVGGEVQFVEATALVGKGDLHLTGQLGDVIKESAQIALTWVRARATELNLAAAKDSNLLEGRDIHIHFPAGAVPKDGPSAGVTLVTSLVSLFSHRKVRVDTAMTGEMTLRGIVLPVGGIKDKVLAAHRYGIKRVILPERNLKDLVEVPSAVLSCLEILPAKRMEDVLEQAFVGGCPWKQHSKL